The following proteins are encoded in a genomic region of Labeo rohita strain BAU-BD-2019 chromosome 5, IGBB_LRoh.1.0, whole genome shotgun sequence:
- the usp30 gene encoding ubiquitin carboxyl-terminal hydrolase 30 produces MPWCKQGATDKLVREFLRTGTAARNKMMKNWGVIGGIAAAMAAGVYVLWGPISDRKKKRKGMVPGLLNLGNTCFMNSLLQGLAACPSFIRWLEDFTNESSNHQERTERETHLSRSLMQLLKALSSHNPGEDDVLDAGGLLEALRLYRWQISSFEEQDAHELFHVLTSSLEEERERQPRVAHLFDMQTLEKSVESKEKNISCRTGGPLHPIPSLWRTRHPFHGRLTSYMACKRCEQQSPVHYDSFDSLSLSIPSVQWGRPVTLDQCLQHFISSETIKEVECENCTKQQAGDLVNGEVLESQRTTFVKQLKLGKLPQCLCIHLQRLTWSKEGTPIKRQEHVQFTEYLSLDRYKHCTAGQNPQGTSRTNKPTSAKAARDPKDKTIANGVDSEHCNNNKPLSNGTFPSIFLHSPGLSSQLNLTYDYSTSDYLFRLTAVLVHHGDMHSGHFVTYRRCPAAHRGTSPFSSQWLWVSDDSVRKASLQEALSSSAYLLFYERVQRPGLRVEE; encoded by the exons AAACAAGATGATGAAAAACTGGGGTGTAATTGGTGGAATAGCTGCTGCCATGGCTGCTGGGGTCTATGTACTTTGGGGGCCAATTTCAGACaggaagaaaaagagaaaag GGATGGTTCCTGGTCTGCTTAATCTGGGGAACACATGCTTTATGAACTCACTTCTCCAGGGCCTGGCAGCATGTCCTTCCTTCATCAGATGGCTTGAAGACTTTACAAATGAAAGCAGTAACCATCAGGAGAGAACTGAGAGAGAGACTCATCTGTCCAGATCTCTGATGCAGTTACTTAAAG CCCTGTCAAGTCACAATCCTGGAGAAGATGATGTTTTAGATGCAGGAGGCCTTTTAGAAGCTCTTAGACTTTACAGATGGCAAATTAGCTCCTTTGAGGAGCAG gatgCTCATGAGCTCTTTCATGTTCTCACATCATCATTAGAGGAGGAACGGGAACGCCAACCCAGAGTCGCTCACCTGTTCGACATGCAAACACTAGAG AAATCTGTGGAgtccaaagaaaaaaacataagctGCAGAACTGGAG GCCCACTACATCCTATTCCAAGTTTATGGAGGACTCGGCACCCTTTTCATGGGCGGTTAACAAGTTATATGGCTTGTAAACGCTGTGAGCAGCAG AGTCCTGTGCACTATGATTCTTTCGACAGCTTGTCTCTTTCTATCCCGTCAGTACAGTGG GGTCGGCCAGTTACTTTGGATCAGTGTCTTCAGCACTTCATCTCCTCTGAAACCATCAAAGAAGTAGAGTGTGAAAACTGTACCAAG CAACAGGCTGGAGACCTTGTAAATGGAGAAGTCCTTGAGAGTCAAAGGACGACATTCGTCAAGCAGCTGAAACTTGGAAAG TTGCCACAGTGCCTCTGCATCCATTTGCAGAGACTGACATGGTCTAAAGAGGGCACTCCCATTAAGAGACAAGAGCATGTTCAGTTTACAGAATATTTGTCTCTGGATCGATACAAACATTGTACTGCTGGTCAAAACCCACAGGGCACCAGCAGAACAAATAAGCCCACATCTGCCAAAGCTGCCAGAGACCCAAAAGACAAAACCATTGCTAATGGTGTCG ATTCAGAACACTGTAACAACAATAAGCCATTGTCCAATGGAACctttccatccatctttctacaCTCACCAGGATTGAGCTCACAACTCAACCTCACTTATGACTACAG CACCTCAGATTACCTCTTCCGCTTGACAGCCGTCCTGGTTCATCATGGCGACATGCATTCTGGACATTTTGTCACTTACCGTCGCTGCCCTGCCGCTCACCGTGGAACATCTCCTTTTAGCTCCCAGTGGCTCTGGGTGTCTGATGATTCAGTGAGGAAAGCAAGTCTTCAGGAGGCACTCTCCTCCAGCGCATATCTGCTCTTTTACGAACGAGTGCAAAGGCCCGGTCTGAGGGTAGAAGAGTAG
- the pxmp2 gene encoding peroxisomal membrane protein 2 has protein sequence MPTQSVLVRDPSFLTRVLQQYLSLLKKYPIITKSVTSGLLSALGNLLSQALEYRKNNKENSPKKKINVLGPVHFAIFGFFITGPLSHYFYQLLEVLLPTTIPYCLIKRLLLERLIFAPAFLLLFYVVMNALEGKTLADVQNKLKTSYWPAMKMNWKVWTPFQFININYVPVQFRVLFANMVALFWYAYLASVRK, from the exons ATGCCAACGCAAAGTGTACTTGTTCGAGACCCCTCGTTTCTGACGAGGGTACTACAGCAGTATTTGAGTTTGTTAAAGAAATATCCAATCATCACCAAATCGGTTACGAG TGGTCTTCTATCTGCTTTGGGGAATCTTCTGTCTCAAGCTTTGGAGTACAGGAAGAACAACAAAGAAAATAGCcccaaaaagaaaatcaatGTTCTGGGACCTGTACACTTTGCAATATTTGG gtttttcatTACTGGTCCACTCAGTCATTACTTTTACCAGCTCTTGGAGGTGCTGTTGCCAACCACTATCCCATACTGCCTGATCAAGCGCCTTCTGCTGGAACGTCTAATATTCGCTCCTGCTTTCCTCTTGCTCTTTTATGTGGTTATGAATGCTTTGGAG GGCAAAACTCTCGCAGATGTTCAGAACAAACTTAAAACGAGTTACTGGCCTGCAATGAAGATGAACTGGAAGGTTTGGACCCCATTTCAGTTTATCAACATCAACTATGTACCTGTACAG TTTCGAGTGCTGTTTGCCAACATGGTTGCCTTGTTCTGGTACGCCTACCTGGCCTCGGTCAGGAAAtga
- the LOC127166190 gene encoding uncharacterized protein LOC127166190: MMELIIKLLNGQVKHLEVSGDATVGDLKKLIFQYFGEHPNKQKLSADNGTHISLEDDSRTLSSYGLHSGSVVGLLITKPVRSQIFVKNLSGQTKTYDVDVNETVDQLQTKIYNKERVVKDQQRLIYGGTNLMSGAKLQDYGIEQGSTIHMTGRLRGG; the protein is encoded by the coding sequence ATGATGGAACTGATAATTAAACTGCTTAACGGACAAGTGAAGCATCTGGAAGTGAGCGGTGACGCCACAGTTGGCGACCTCAAGAAGCTCATTTTTCAGTACTTCGGAGAACATCCTAACAAACAGAAGCTTTCCGCCGATAACGGTACCCATATCAGTCTTGAGGATGACTCCAGAACCCTCAGCAGTTACGGGTTGCACTCTGGATCAGTGGTGGGTCTGCTCATCACGAAACCTGTGCGTTCTCAAATTTTCGTCAAGAACTTGAGCGGCCAGACCAAAACTTACGATGTTGATGTCAACGAGACCGTAGATCAGCTCCAGACTAAGATCTACAACAAAGAAAGAGTCGTCAAGGACCAGCAAAGGCTGATTTACGGCGGCACAAATCTGATGTCTGGCGCGAAGCTGCAAGACTACGGCATCGAACAGGGAAGCACCATTCACATGACTGGCCGTCTCCGAGGAGGTTAA
- the LOC127166192 gene encoding uncharacterized protein LOC127166192, with product MMQLTIRLLSGQVKHLEVSGDATVGELKELICQLVGEPSYKQRLSADNGSRISLEDDSRTLSSYGLHSGSVVSLLITNAPCQVFVRNEKGQTGTYDVDINNETVDQLQTKIYNKERVPVDQQRLIYKEKQLESGRKFQDYDITARSTIDMTLRLRGG from the coding sequence ATGATGCAACTGACAATAAGACTCCTGAGCGGACAAGTGAAGCATCTGGAAGTGAGCGGTGATGCCACAGTCGGCGAACTCAAGGAGCTCATTTGTCAGCTCGTCGGAGAGCCTTCTTACAAACAGAGACTCTCCGCCGATAACGGTTCCCGTATCAGCCTTGAGGATGACTCCAGGACCCTCAGCAGTTACGGGTTGCACTCCGGATCAGTGGTGAGTCTGCTCATCACGAACGCGCCTTGCCAAGTGTTCGTCAGGAATGAGAAGGGCCAGACGGGAACTTATGATGTTGATATCAATAATGAGACCGTGGATCAGCTCCAGACTAAGATCTACAACAAAGAAAGAGTCCCCGTGGATCAGCAGAGActgatttacaaagaaaaacagctGGAGTCTGGCAGGAAGTTCCAAGACTACGACATCACAGCAAGAAGCACTATTGACATGACTCTCCGTCTACGAGGAGGTTGA
- the LOC127164829 gene encoding uncharacterized protein LOC127164829, translated as MMMQLIIRLLSGQVKHLEVSGDATVGELKELICQLVGEPSYKQRLSADNGSRISLEDDSRTLSSYGLHSGSVVSLLITNAPCQVFVRNEKGQTGTYEIDINNETVDQLQTKICRKEKVPVDQQRLIYNGRQLESGRKLQEYGITQASTIHMTLRLRGG; from the exons ATG ATGATGCAACTCATAATAAGACTCCTGAGCGGACAAGTGAAGCATCTGGAAGTGAGCGGTGATGCCACAGTCGGCGAACTCAAGGAGCTCATTTGTCAGCTCGTCGGAGAGCCTTCTTACAAACAGAGACTCTCCGCCGATAACGGTTCCCGTATCAGCCTTGAGGATGACTCCAGGACCCTCAGCAGTTACGGGTTGCACTCCGGATCAGTGGTGAGTCTGCTCATCACGAACGCGCCTTGCCAAGTGTTCGTCAGGAATGAGAAGGGCCAGACGGGAACTTATGAAATTGATATCAATAATGAGACCGTGGATCAGCTCCAGACTAAGATCTGTCGCAAAGAGAAAGTTCCCGTGGATCAGCAGAGACTGATTTACAACGGAAGACAGCTTGAGTCTGGCAGGAAGCTGCAAGAATACGGCATCACACAAGCAAGCACTATTCACATGACTCTCCGTCTGCGAGGAGGTTGA
- the LOC127166031 gene encoding uncharacterized protein LOC127166031 gives MELTIKLMGGEPQSLEVSGDLTVRELKQRIYQRFQALPSKQMLFVENGKRIKLEDDSRSLRSYDLSANSVVILVIAKSFQVLVKNETGKIESYDVTVEETVDQLQTKIENKAGVPVDQQKLIYNCKTLGSGKKLQEYGIKKGSTIYLTLRLRSG, from the coding sequence ATGGAACTGACAATAAAACTGATGGGAGGAGAACCGCAGAGTCTGGAGGTGAGCGGTGATCTTACTGTTCGCGAACTTAAGCAACGCATCTATCAGCGCTTCCAAGCGCTTCCTTCCAAACAGATGCTTTTCGTCGAAAACGGTAAACGTATCAAGCTTGAGGATGATTCCAGAAGCCTAAGGAGTTACGATTTAAGTGCAAACTCAGTCGTGATCCTGGTTATTGCCAAATCTTTCCAGGTGTTGGTTAAAAACGAAACGGGGAAAATAGAATCGTATGATGTTACTGTCGAAGAGACCGTAGATCAGCTCCAGACTAAGATCGAGAACAAAGCAGGAGTCCCCGTGGATCAGCAAAAACTGATTTACAACTGCAAAACGCTGGGATCTGGCAAGAAGTTGCAAGAATACGGCATCAAAAAAGGAAGCACCATTTACTTGACTCTCCGTCTCCGATCAGGTTGA
- the gatc gene encoding glutamyl-tRNA(Gln) amidotransferase subunit C, mitochondrial codes for MFCKCAARVSRALRPAHPRCGVLTLPARSDTVSASGTSWSRWTYKRESSNSAWNSKVPQVPTWEPVAENQLPPPTRVSPDLVDKLERLALVDFGNKEGVDCLEKAIRFADQLHVVNTDGVEPMDSVLEDRDLFLRDDTITEGECAEELLHLAKHTVEEYFVAPPGNIPLPKREERSAMLKHSEF; via the exons ATGTTCTGTAAATGTGCTGCGCGAGTTTCAAGGGCGCTGCGGCCTGCGCATCCCCGGTGTGGAGTATTGACGCTGCCCGCTCGAAGCGACACTGTATCGGCCAGCGGAACGTCCTGGTCACGTTGGACATATAAACGGGAATCAAGTAACTCTGCTTGGAATTCGAAG GTTCCTCAGGTACCCACATGGGAGCCTGTAGCTGAAAATCAACTTCCACCG CCAACAAGAGTTTCGCCAGATTTAGTGGACAAATTGGAGAGATTAGCCCTTGTTGATTTTGGCAATAAAGAAGGGGTGGACTGTCTGGAGAAAGCCATTCGTTTTGCTGATCAACTTCATGTCGTTAACACTGACGGTGTGGAGCCGATGGATTCAGTTCTGGAGGACAG AGATCTGTTTTTGAGAGATGATACAATAACAGAGGGTGAATGTGCAGAGGAGCTGCTCCACCTGGCCAAACACACAGTAGAGGAGTATTTTGTTGCACCGCCag GAAACATCCCACTACCTAAGAGAGAAGAGAGATCTGCAATGCTTAAACACTCTGAATTTTGA